Proteins co-encoded in one Desulfitobacterium hafniense DCB-2 genomic window:
- a CDS encoding GGDEF domain-containing protein produces MSYGLIIVLMIILGIGLWHTKKYHRAVVNQVAHVWITKNAFEHTALGMAIVSPDCRFLKVNRAYGEITGYTRPELLKMAVKELTHPEDQEKDTPYLQEVFAGNIHSFTTVKRYIHKNGSTIWVRSTISAVRTERGNLKYFVAQIQDMTIAKNAEDELRKSRDNAEVLARTDYLTKTLNRRAFIERLQEELERTKRTQEGFAMILVDIDYFKKVNDQFGHLAGDYVLQKFADCLSNNVRPYDFIGRYGGEEFIICLPDTDVEQAALVAERMRESVEALEVDYLHAQIKVTGSFGVAVYDSHSSDTLDELIEKADGAMYVAKNHKNTVYQWVS; encoded by the coding sequence ATGTCTTATGGGCTTATCATCGTTTTGATGATTATCCTTGGCATCGGCTTATGGCATACTAAAAAGTATCACCGGGCCGTGGTCAACCAGGTTGCTCACGTATGGATTACGAAAAATGCCTTTGAACACACGGCGTTAGGGATGGCGATAGTCAGCCCTGATTGCCGTTTCCTGAAAGTCAACCGGGCCTATGGGGAGATTACCGGCTATACGCGGCCAGAGTTGTTGAAGATGGCTGTTAAAGAACTGACTCACCCGGAAGATCAGGAAAAAGATACTCCCTACCTTCAAGAAGTTTTTGCCGGCAATATCCATTCCTTTACCACGGTTAAGCGCTATATCCATAAAAATGGCAGCACCATTTGGGTCAGATCAACTATTTCCGCCGTCCGCACCGAACGGGGCAACCTCAAGTATTTTGTCGCCCAGATCCAGGATATGACCATTGCCAAAAATGCCGAGGATGAGCTGCGTAAGTCCCGGGATAATGCTGAAGTCCTGGCCCGTACCGATTATCTGACCAAGACCCTGAACCGCAGGGCTTTTATCGAACGGCTTCAGGAAGAGTTGGAACGAACCAAGCGCACTCAGGAAGGCTTTGCTATGATCTTGGTCGATATTGACTATTTCAAGAAAGTCAACGACCAATTTGGGCATCTGGCAGGAGATTATGTTCTTCAGAAATTTGCGGATTGCTTAAGCAATAACGTAAGGCCTTATGATTTTATAGGGCGTTACGGAGGAGAAGAGTTCATTATTTGTCTGCCGGATACCGATGTTGAGCAGGCTGCCCTGGTGGCGGAACGCATGAGGGAAAGTGTGGAAGCCCTTGAGGTAGATTATCTGCATGCCCAGATTAAAGTCACAGGCAGCTTTGGAGTAGCGGTTTACGACAGCCATTCCTCCGATACTCTTGACGAGCTCATAGAAAAAGCCGATGGGGCCATGTATGTGGCCAAGAACCATAAAAACACGGTCTATCAGTGGGTGTCATAA
- a CDS encoding LL-diaminopimelate aminotransferase, with product MAQINENYLKLPGSYLFSEIARRVNEFKVQNPDADIIRLGIGDVTRPLAPVVVEAMKQAVEEMGRAETFRGYGPEQGYDFLIEKIIANDYAPRGVQLGMDEVFVSDGAKSDTANFQEIFGVDNIMAVTDPVYPVYVDSNVMAGRTGNYDTEKGQYGRIIYLPCTEEGDMKPELPTAPVDMIYLCFPNNPTGMTLTKEELKVWVDYARENKAIILFDSAYEAFIREEGVPRSIYEVEGAREVAVEFRSFSKTAGFTGTRCAYTVVPKDIMIYDSTGEGHSLNKLWLRRQTTKFNGVSYPVQAGAAAVYTEEGKKQIQATIDYYMENARIIREGLQEAGFKVFGGVNAPYIWMKTPGTMGSWEFFDKLMTEAHVVGTPGAGFGANGEGFFRLTAFGTRENTEKAIERIKARMK from the coding sequence ATGGCTCAGATCAATGAGAATTACTTAAAGCTGCCGGGGAGTTATTTGTTTTCGGAAATAGCACGGAGAGTCAATGAATTTAAGGTTCAAAATCCTGATGCGGATATTATCCGCCTGGGAATCGGTGATGTGACGAGACCCCTTGCTCCCGTCGTTGTCGAAGCCATGAAGCAGGCTGTGGAGGAGATGGGCAGGGCGGAGACTTTCCGGGGATACGGCCCTGAGCAAGGGTATGATTTTTTGATTGAGAAGATCATTGCCAATGATTATGCCCCTCGGGGAGTTCAGCTGGGAATGGATGAAGTCTTTGTCAGTGACGGTGCCAAAAGCGATACAGCCAATTTCCAGGAGATCTTTGGCGTGGATAATATCATGGCTGTGACCGATCCGGTCTATCCCGTCTATGTCGACAGCAATGTCATGGCGGGAAGAACAGGGAACTATGATACAGAGAAAGGGCAGTATGGCAGAATTATCTATCTGCCCTGTACTGAAGAAGGGGACATGAAGCCTGAATTGCCCACGGCACCTGTGGATATGATCTACCTTTGCTTCCCCAACAATCCCACGGGAATGACCTTGACCAAAGAAGAACTGAAGGTATGGGTGGATTATGCGCGGGAAAATAAGGCCATCATTCTTTTTGACTCCGCCTATGAGGCCTTCATCCGGGAAGAAGGAGTGCCCCGCAGCATTTACGAAGTAGAAGGAGCGCGCGAAGTGGCTGTAGAATTCCGCAGCTTCTCCAAAACCGCAGGCTTTACCGGAACCCGCTGCGCTTATACTGTCGTTCCTAAGGATATTATGATCTATGACTCCACAGGCGAAGGACATAGCTTGAATAAACTTTGGCTGAGAAGACAGACCACCAAGTTCAACGGAGTCTCCTACCCTGTCCAAGCGGGAGCCGCAGCTGTCTATACTGAGGAAGGAAAAAAACAGATCCAGGCCACCATCGATTATTATATGGAAAATGCCCGTATCATCCGGGAAGGCCTCCAGGAAGCCGGCTTTAAAGTCTTTGGCGGCGTAAACGCCCCCTATATCTGGATGAAGACCCCCGGCACTATGGGATCCTGGGAGTTTTTTGATAAACTGATGACAGAAGCCCATGTGGTCGGCACCCCCGGTGCAGGTTTCGGAGCCAACGGTGAAGGATTCTTCCGCCTCACAGCCTTTGGAACCCGTGAGAATACCGAAAAAGCTATCGAGCGCATTAAAGCTCGGATGAAGTAA
- the modA gene encoding molybdate ABC transporter substrate-binding protein produces the protein MKKWIKALLISGMVLSLGLTGCANNGGSSPNSGDSGDKGAAPQEPAKQVELIVSAAASLKNSLEEIQKDYAAKEPNVKLTFNMGASGTLQQQIENGAPADLFISAGKSQVDALLEKNLMDKDSVVDLLGNDLVLVVGANDTNVNSIQDLSKESVKQIGIGTPESVPAGKYAKEAFTSLKLWDTLEPKFVQAKDVTQVLNYVETGNAEAGVVYKSDAQGSTKVKVVKAFPADSHKAITYPAGIVSATKEKEAANAFLTYLKSSDAQDIFAKFGFKTNLSK, from the coding sequence ATGAAAAAGTGGATTAAAGCCCTATTGATTTCCGGTATGGTACTTTCTTTAGGCTTAACCGGATGCGCCAACAACGGCGGCAGCAGTCCTAACAGCGGAGATAGCGGTGATAAGGGAGCAGCTCCCCAAGAGCCTGCGAAACAGGTTGAGCTGATTGTTTCCGCAGCAGCCAGTTTAAAAAATTCCTTGGAGGAGATTCAGAAGGATTATGCTGCCAAAGAGCCTAATGTTAAACTGACCTTTAACATGGGTGCTTCAGGAACCCTGCAACAGCAAATCGAGAATGGAGCTCCGGCCGATCTGTTTATTTCAGCGGGAAAATCCCAGGTGGACGCTCTCTTGGAAAAGAACTTAATGGATAAAGACAGTGTTGTCGATCTGCTGGGCAATGATTTGGTTCTTGTCGTCGGCGCCAACGATACCAATGTTAACTCCATACAGGATCTGTCCAAGGAAAGTGTGAAGCAGATCGGTATCGGCACTCCGGAATCCGTCCCCGCCGGCAAATATGCCAAAGAGGCCTTCACCTCCCTTAAGCTTTGGGATACCCTGGAACCCAAATTTGTTCAGGCTAAAGATGTCACTCAGGTGTTGAACTATGTGGAGACCGGCAACGCTGAAGCGGGAGTCGTCTATAAATCTGACGCTCAAGGCTCAACAAAAGTCAAAGTAGTGAAAGCTTTCCCCGCCGACAGCCATAAAGCCATAACCTATCCGGCCGGAATTGTTTCGGCAACCAAGGAAAAGGAAGCGGCTAATGCCTTCTTAACCTATCTGAAAAGCTCAGACGCTCAGGACATCTTCGCCAAATTCGGTTTTAAAACCAACTTAAGCAAATAA
- a CDS encoding ABC transporter ATP-binding protein has translation MRKVVELHNLGMKYQSLNGEITALEEINLDVYEGEFVSIVGPSGCGKSTLLSIICGLISPTAGRVLVEGEVVAGTSPKIGYMLQKDHLFEWRTILQNIKLGLEIQKALTPEAKAYTEHLLQTYGLYEFRNKYPNQLSGGMRQRAALIRTLVTNPQILLLDEAFSALDYQTRLAVNEDIYTIIKKENKTAIMVTHDIAESISMADRVVVLSKRPGTVKKIYEIHMNCGKRTPLKSRDMPEFQTYFQEIWKELDVHV, from the coding sequence TTGAGAAAGGTTGTGGAATTGCATAACCTTGGCATGAAATATCAATCCCTTAACGGAGAAATCACAGCCCTTGAAGAGATCAACCTTGATGTTTATGAAGGTGAGTTTGTCAGTATTGTCGGTCCCAGCGGCTGCGGCAAATCAACCCTTCTATCCATTATCTGCGGATTGATTTCCCCCACAGCAGGAAGAGTTCTTGTGGAGGGTGAGGTGGTCGCAGGAACATCGCCCAAGATTGGCTATATGCTGCAGAAGGACCATCTCTTTGAGTGGCGGACTATTTTACAGAACATCAAGCTGGGGCTGGAGATTCAAAAAGCCCTGACACCGGAGGCCAAAGCCTACACAGAGCACCTCCTGCAGACTTACGGGCTTTATGAATTTCGTAATAAATACCCCAATCAGCTCTCGGGAGGGATGAGGCAAAGAGCAGCCCTTATCCGCACCCTGGTCACCAATCCGCAAATCCTGCTTTTAGATGAAGCCTTCTCGGCTTTGGATTATCAGACCCGCCTGGCTGTTAACGAAGATATTTACACTATTATTAAGAAAGAGAACAAAACAGCCATTATGGTCACTCATGATATTGCCGAGAGCATCAGTATGGCGGATCGGGTGGTAGTGCTCAGCAAACGGCCGGGTACGGTCAAGAAAATCTATGAGATTCACATGAATTGCGGAAAGAGAACCCCTTTAAAATCCAGGGATATGCCGGAATTCCAGACCTACTTTCAAGAAATATGGAAGGAGCTGGATGTCCATGTCTAA
- a CDS encoding ABC transporter substrate-binding protein: MKKKFAVMLSGLLALSLLLTGCGSAQGKADSGKKTVGIVQIVEHPSLNTIREATIAELAAQGFKDGENIIIDYKNAQGDQTNLKTIAQQFVKNNYDLIIAIATPSAQAVVSETKEIPIVFSAATDPVGSGLVSDMEKPGGNVTGTSDRVSAEKIMELAEQITPGIETVGALYNTSETNSVSVIDNLKEYAARKNIQVVEATVTNSSEVLQAVNSLTGKADAIFIPIDNAVASAMPAVAQSANKAQIPVYVGADSMVKDGGLATYGINYTVLGQETAKMAAEILNGKKPGDIPVKSMTDMDIYLNQKTADTIGITIPEDVLQKAAEVFTE; the protein is encoded by the coding sequence ATGAAAAAGAAATTTGCGGTGATGTTAAGCGGACTATTAGCCCTATCGTTACTTCTCACAGGCTGTGGTTCGGCACAAGGAAAAGCGGATAGCGGCAAAAAAACCGTAGGGATTGTGCAAATTGTGGAACACCCTTCCCTGAATACCATTCGTGAGGCCACGATTGCCGAACTGGCAGCCCAGGGATTTAAAGATGGCGAAAACATCATCATTGATTATAAAAATGCCCAAGGGGATCAAACCAATCTCAAAACCATCGCCCAGCAATTTGTCAAAAATAATTATGATTTGATCATTGCTATCGCCACCCCCTCAGCCCAAGCGGTAGTCAGTGAGACCAAGGAGATTCCCATCGTATTTTCAGCAGCCACCGATCCTGTGGGTTCAGGGCTTGTCAGCGACATGGAAAAACCCGGCGGCAATGTGACCGGCACCTCGGACCGGGTTTCCGCCGAGAAGATCATGGAATTGGCAGAGCAAATCACCCCGGGGATCGAAACCGTCGGAGCCCTGTACAACACCAGTGAGACCAATTCCGTTTCCGTAATCGATAATCTCAAGGAATATGCTGCCCGGAAAAATATCCAGGTAGTTGAGGCCACAGTAACCAATAGCTCCGAGGTGCTCCAGGCCGTCAATTCCCTGACCGGCAAAGCCGATGCCATCTTCATTCCGATCGATAACGCTGTGGCCAGTGCCATGCCCGCAGTAGCCCAATCCGCCAACAAAGCGCAAATCCCCGTTTATGTGGGAGCAGACTCCATGGTTAAAGACGGAGGCCTGGCCACTTATGGCATCAACTACACTGTGCTTGGTCAAGAAACCGCTAAAATGGCGGCCGAAATTCTCAACGGGAAAAAACCCGGCGATATCCCCGTAAAATCCATGACCGATATGGACATTTACCTCAATCAAAAAACAGCCGATACCATCGGCATAACCATCCCGGAAGACGTTCTCCAGAAAGCTGCCGAGGTCTTTACCGAATAA
- a CDS encoding helix-turn-helix transcriptional regulator — translation MSNVTYTPEEVASILKISKFTVYEMIKRGDLSAYRIGRKFRIENTDLENYIRKSKGVCSAPTAGNTPNLSLPAHALSGFTGSEERITPDPHSAFPASSLLDQGLVICGQDIVLDILTRHLEKQFSQVRFLRQYSGSIDGLIALYRGQANVVTTHLWDSDTNEYNTPYVRRLLPGHPALIINLVYRMEGFYVAKGNPKKILTWSDLGRADVRFVNRERGSGARVLLDEQLRLAHISHAGVRGYEDEEMSHMAVASRVARGEADVGLGIEKAAMQVSSLDFIPLHKERYDLVLRKEDLAKPHFQALLSILNSESFRNEVAGIGGYDIADMGKVMGEA, via the coding sequence TTGTCCAATGTGACTTATACTCCTGAGGAAGTTGCAAGCATTCTAAAAATCTCCAAATTTACGGTATACGAAATGATCAAGCGGGGCGATCTCAGCGCTTACCGCATCGGTCGCAAATTTCGTATCGAAAACACGGATTTGGAGAATTACATCCGTAAATCCAAGGGAGTCTGTTCCGCTCCCACCGCCGGGAATACACCGAATCTTTCTTTGCCGGCCCATGCTCTGTCAGGATTTACAGGCAGTGAAGAGAGAATCACTCCTGACCCGCATTCTGCCTTTCCAGCTTCTTCGCTTCTCGATCAAGGCCTGGTCATCTGCGGTCAGGATATCGTCCTGGATATTTTGACCCGGCATCTGGAAAAGCAATTTTCTCAAGTCCGTTTTCTTCGTCAGTACAGCGGCAGTATTGATGGTTTGATCGCTCTCTATCGCGGTCAGGCTAATGTGGTTACCACTCATTTATGGGATAGCGACACCAACGAATACAACACTCCCTATGTCCGGAGACTGCTGCCCGGACACCCGGCCCTTATTATCAACCTGGTCTACCGCATGGAAGGTTTCTATGTGGCCAAAGGAAATCCTAAGAAGATTCTGACCTGGAGTGACTTAGGACGAGCCGATGTTCGTTTTGTCAACCGTGAACGGGGCTCGGGAGCGCGGGTGCTTCTGGACGAGCAGCTGCGTCTTGCTCATATTTCCCATGCCGGTGTCCGGGGCTATGAGGATGAAGAGATGTCACATATGGCCGTGGCCAGCCGGGTAGCCCGGGGTGAAGCCGATGTGGGGCTGGGTATTGAAAAGGCCGCCATGCAAGTCAGCTCTTTGGATTTTATACCTCTGCACAAGGAACGCTACGACCTGGTGCTTCGCAAGGAGGATTTGGCGAAGCCTCATTTCCAGGCTCTGCTGAGTATTTTGAACTCCGAGAGTTTCCGCAATGAAGTCGCAGGAATTGGCGGGTATGATATCGCCGATATGGGTAAGGTTATGGGGGAAGCTTAG
- the modB gene encoding molybdate ABC transporter permease subunit, whose product MNFNVSPIILSVKVAVAAVVIVVCFAIPIATLMAKRQFTGKAVVESILTLPLVLPPSVVGFVLLYTFGKNGPVGKLLGEVFGVTVVFTIWGAIIAAAVVSFPMMYQSVKAAIESVDPQLEKAARTLGAGELRVFFTVTIPLAWNGCVAGFVLAFARSLGEFGATLMLAGNIPGRTSTMPLAIYFASEAGDTRQAWILVSIMVLFSFLVIFGLNHWGKGKSNQTKPDRRIA is encoded by the coding sequence ATGAATTTTAATGTTTCACCCATTATCTTATCTGTAAAAGTTGCCGTGGCCGCAGTGGTGATTGTAGTCTGCTTTGCTATTCCCATTGCCACGCTGATGGCCAAGCGCCAGTTCACAGGAAAGGCCGTTGTGGAATCCATTCTGACCTTACCCCTGGTTCTGCCGCCCTCTGTGGTCGGATTTGTCTTGCTCTATACTTTTGGCAAGAATGGACCTGTCGGCAAGCTCCTGGGAGAGGTGTTTGGTGTGACGGTGGTCTTCACCATTTGGGGAGCGATTATCGCCGCGGCGGTGGTATCCTTCCCGATGATGTACCAGTCTGTCAAAGCAGCCATCGAGAGCGTGGATCCCCAACTCGAGAAAGCGGCCCGAACCCTGGGGGCCGGGGAGTTAAGGGTCTTCTTCACCGTCACCATTCCTTTAGCATGGAATGGCTGTGTGGCAGGTTTTGTATTGGCTTTCGCCCGTTCCCTCGGCGAATTTGGAGCAACCCTCATGCTGGCCGGCAATATTCCTGGCCGGACCTCCACCATGCCTTTGGCCATTTATTTTGCCAGTGAAGCCGGAGACACCCGTCAGGCCTGGATTCTCGTCTCGATTATGGTGTTGTTCAGCTTTCTGGTCATTTTCGGACTTAATCATTGGGGAAAAGGTAAGAGCAACCAGACCAAGCCTGACAGGAGGATAGCTTGA
- a CDS encoding helix-turn-helix domain-containing protein — MAKTWNDYKKNIKSLTAEEKAEIDLKVKIVSQIVEARKEKGLSQTELEAISGIKQTHIARLENNRNDPQLTTILKLLYPLGMTLDVVPIVPFDTNQSQ, encoded by the coding sequence ATGGCAAAAACCTGGAATGATTACAAAAAAAATATAAAATCCTTAACAGCAGAAGAAAAAGCTGAAATTGATTTGAAAGTTAAAATCGTTAGCCAAATTGTAGAAGCCAGAAAAGAAAAAGGATTGAGTCAGACTGAACTGGAAGCAATCAGCGGAATTAAGCAAACTCATATAGCCCGGCTTGAAAATAACCGCAATGACCCTCAGCTAACAACCATTTTAAAGCTGCTGTACCCATTGGGAATGACACTGGATGTTGTCCCTATCGTCCCCTTCGACACAAACCAATCCCAATAA
- a CDS encoding type II toxin-antitoxin system RelE/ParE family toxin encodes MFQIEFYNDAQGNSPIEDFLDKLDKKAATSKANRVRLKKIYEYLDILEKLGPIGEPYTKHLDGKIWELRPYSDRILFAGLIDGKFILLHHFVKKTNKTPRREIEKALTNLEDYIQRAKE; translated from the coding sequence ATGTTTCAAATTGAATTTTATAATGATGCTCAAGGCAATTCACCAATTGAAGATTTTTTAGATAAACTGGATAAGAAAGCGGCAACCAGCAAGGCAAACCGAGTCCGGCTTAAAAAGATTTATGAGTATTTGGACATTCTGGAGAAACTAGGGCCAATCGGCGAGCCCTATACAAAACATTTGGACGGGAAGATATGGGAACTTAGACCATATAGTGATAGAATTTTATTTGCAGGCTTGATAGACGGCAAATTTATTCTTCTTCATCATTTTGTTAAGAAAACCAATAAAACACCAAGACGGGAAATCGAAAAGGCACTTACAAACTTAGAAGATTATATTCAAAGGGCAAAGGAGTGA
- a CDS encoding ATP-binding cassette domain-containing protein, whose product MIKVNFQKKLPSFTLAVDFEVDNHILAIVGPSGAGKTTVLQCLAGLQNPTRGDIWINGKTIFSSDQKINIPVRKRRIGYVFQDYALFPHMTIEKNVLYGKPKPAEAAAASHKAMGVTELLDILKIGHLRKRYPSQISGGEKQRVALARALMTEPELLLLDESLSALDPDTRALLQQELLKVQKHWQIPFIMVTHDPREAEILGSQIMRIDKGVQEILKPTKA is encoded by the coding sequence ATGATCAAGGTGAATTTCCAGAAAAAGCTGCCCTCCTTTACCTTGGCAGTGGATTTTGAGGTGGATAACCATATCCTGGCCATTGTCGGTCCCTCGGGAGCAGGGAAGACCACGGTCCTCCAGTGCTTGGCAGGGTTGCAGAACCCTACCCGGGGAGATATTTGGATCAATGGTAAAACCATCTTTTCTTCTGATCAGAAAATCAATATCCCGGTTCGCAAACGCCGGATTGGCTATGTCTTTCAGGATTACGCCCTGTTTCCTCATATGACCATCGAAAAAAATGTCCTCTATGGCAAGCCTAAGCCGGCAGAAGCGGCCGCAGCCTCCCATAAAGCCATGGGTGTGACGGAGCTTCTGGACATCCTTAAAATCGGTCACTTGCGGAAGCGTTATCCTTCGCAGATATCTGGAGGAGAAAAACAGCGGGTGGCTTTAGCCCGGGCGCTGATGACGGAGCCGGAACTCCTCCTCCTGGATGAATCCCTCTCGGCCCTGGATCCCGATACCCGGGCCCTTCTCCAGCAAGAACTTTTAAAAGTCCAGAAGCACTGGCAGATCCCTTTTATTATGGTCACCCATGATCCCCGGGAAGCGGAGATCCTCGGCAGCCAAATCATGAGGATCGATAAAGGTGTTCAGGAAATACTCAAGCCGACCAAGGCGTAA
- a CDS encoding ABC transporter permease produces MSNSSPEHRAYLKKVRQEKVKVRVTQALILIIALGLWEICARAGIVDPFITSQPSRVLKTMINLHQEGVLLHHIAITCMETIVGFILGTVLGTMIAIVLWWSEFISKVSEPYLVILNSLPKIALGPIFIVWIGAGPAAIIVMTLAISLIVTILEVLNGFLSIDQEKIKLVQTFGGTKIQVLTKVLLPASFPTIVNALKINVGLSWVGVIVGEFLVSKAGLGYLIVYGGQVFKLDLVMTSVFILGIAAALMYQGVVLFEKILVKNSDS; encoded by the coding sequence ATGTCTAATAGTTCTCCGGAACATAGAGCCTATCTGAAAAAGGTAAGACAGGAAAAAGTCAAAGTCAGAGTGACTCAGGCTTTAATTCTGATCATCGCCCTGGGCTTATGGGAGATCTGTGCCCGGGCCGGCATTGTGGATCCCTTCATTACCAGTCAGCCCAGCCGTGTGCTGAAAACCATGATCAACCTTCATCAAGAAGGTGTATTGCTTCATCATATAGCCATTACCTGTATGGAAACCATCGTCGGCTTTATCCTGGGAACGGTCTTGGGAACGATGATCGCCATCGTCCTGTGGTGGTCTGAATTTATCTCCAAAGTCTCAGAACCTTATCTCGTTATTCTTAACAGTCTGCCCAAAATTGCCCTGGGTCCCATCTTCATTGTCTGGATCGGCGCCGGTCCGGCAGCCATTATCGTCATGACCCTGGCTATTTCCCTGATTGTCACTATTCTGGAAGTGCTCAACGGTTTTTTATCCATAGACCAAGAGAAAATCAAGCTGGTTCAGACCTTTGGCGGCACAAAGATTCAGGTGCTCACCAAAGTTCTTCTGCCGGCCTCCTTTCCCACCATCGTCAATGCTCTGAAAATAAATGTCGGACTCTCCTGGGTTGGGGTTATCGTCGGTGAATTCCTCGTCTCCAAAGCGGGGCTGGGCTATCTCATCGTTTATGGAGGTCAGGTGTTTAAGCTGGATTTGGTTATGACCAGCGTCTTCATCCTGGGCATAGCTGCGGCATTAATGTATCAGGGGGTGGTTTTGTTCGAAAAGATCCTGGTCAAGAATTCAGATTCATAA
- a CDS encoding ABC transporter substrate-binding protein has product MKRRLGLLMFLVLVVFLILTGCGNTGGKQDQLTKIRVSEVTHSIFYAPQYVALSQGLFEEEGLEIELTNGGGADKVMTAVLTGQVEVGLAGPEATIYVYNEGKEDNAIVFAQLTNGDGTFLIGREEDPDFSWSDLKGKTIIGGRKGGMPEIILQYVLRNNGLTPGKDVFIDTTMQFNAMPGAFLGGQGDYVILFEPTGSMMEKEGKAYIVASLGKESGEVPYTAYFAKKSYMERNPNIIQKFTNAVYKGQLWIESHSPEEIAQAIKAHFPDTEEEVLTTVVKRYKEQNSWKKDPVLLEKDLHVLQKALQDAGELSKTAPYEKIVTPVFGDAAIKNIK; this is encoded by the coding sequence ATGAAACGCCGATTAGGCCTACTTATGTTCCTTGTGTTAGTGGTATTTCTAATATTAACAGGGTGCGGCAACACCGGTGGCAAACAAGACCAACTCACCAAAATCCGAGTCTCGGAGGTCACCCATTCCATCTTCTATGCACCCCAATATGTGGCCCTGTCTCAAGGCCTTTTTGAAGAAGAAGGACTGGAGATTGAGCTGACCAACGGAGGCGGAGCGGATAAAGTCATGACCGCCGTCTTGACGGGTCAGGTGGAGGTTGGTCTTGCCGGTCCGGAAGCCACCATTTACGTGTACAATGAAGGGAAAGAGGATAATGCCATCGTCTTCGCTCAGCTGACCAACGGGGACGGAACCTTCCTCATCGGCAGGGAGGAGGACCCTGACTTCAGCTGGAGCGATCTTAAAGGAAAAACCATTATTGGCGGCAGAAAAGGGGGCATGCCCGAAATTATCCTGCAATATGTGCTCCGCAATAACGGATTGACCCCGGGAAAGGATGTTTTCATCGATACCACCATGCAATTTAACGCCATGCCCGGAGCTTTCCTGGGTGGTCAAGGGGATTATGTCATTCTTTTCGAACCTACAGGCTCCATGATGGAGAAGGAGGGGAAAGCTTACATTGTGGCTTCCCTGGGCAAGGAAAGCGGCGAAGTGCCTTACACGGCTTATTTTGCCAAGAAGAGCTATATGGAGAGAAACCCTAATATCATCCAGAAGTTTACCAATGCAGTCTACAAAGGCCAACTCTGGATAGAATCCCACTCACCGGAGGAAATCGCCCAAGCGATTAAAGCTCATTTTCCAGATACAGAAGAAGAGGTTTTGACCACGGTTGTGAAACGCTACAAGGAGCAAAACAGCTGGAAGAAGGATCCCGTCTTGCTGGAAAAAGATCTCCATGTTCTGCAAAAAGCTCTGCAGGATGCCGGGGAATTGAGTAAAACCGCACCTTATGAAAAAATTGTCACCCCCGTCTTTGGCGATGCTGCCATAAAAAATATTAAATAA